Proteins co-encoded in one Christiangramia fulva genomic window:
- a CDS encoding response regulator transcription factor yields the protein MKILIAEDELSLQNSIKTYLEKDCNVCETASDFQETDYKISIYDYDIILLDLNLINGNGLDILKKLKKEKKNTAVIIISANNSLENKLDGLDLGADDYLTKPFHLAELNSRIKAVLRRGKFGGDDSSIVFNNISVNTRSKTAVVDGHKLDLTRKEYDLLLFFITNEGRLISKEMIVEHLWGDHSDMLDNFDFIYVHINNLRRKLGSGAKFVQTAYGTGYIFKAED from the coding sequence ATGAAGATACTCATTGCCGAAGACGAATTATCCTTGCAGAATTCCATAAAGACCTATCTGGAAAAAGACTGCAATGTTTGTGAAACTGCGTCTGATTTTCAGGAAACAGATTATAAGATCTCAATTTACGATTATGATATTATCCTGCTGGATCTTAACCTCATTAACGGCAACGGACTAGATATTCTGAAAAAATTGAAAAAAGAAAAGAAAAATACAGCTGTTATCATCATTTCGGCCAATAATTCTTTAGAAAATAAACTAGATGGTCTCGATCTGGGTGCAGACGATTACCTCACCAAACCTTTTCACCTGGCTGAACTTAATTCAAGAATAAAGGCGGTGTTGAGAAGAGGGAAATTTGGCGGGGACGATTCTTCTATCGTTTTTAATAATATTAGCGTAAATACACGATCAAAAACTGCTGTAGTAGACGGGCACAAACTAGACCTTACCCGAAAGGAATATGATCTGCTTCTGTTTTTTATCACTAATGAAGGCAGGCTAATTTCAAAAGAAATGATCGTGGAACACCTTTGGGGGGATCATAGCGATATGCTCGATAATTTTGATTTTATCTATGTGCATATAAACAACCTGCGGAGAAAATTGGGCAGTGGAGCAAAATTTGTGCAAACCGCTTACGGGACAGGTTACATATTTAAAGCAGAAGATTAA
- a CDS encoding sensor histidine kinase, with protein sequence MSKKTKISLLQKTSRAFILISFLLYIISIPALYFYVSKLMETEVEEELYSRSFRLEHYVKKNNELLELPPVFQVVEIPELRQEIIKDTLIYDPSQDEMELFHELSTFKKINGKNYKIIVRSMVVETQDIILVILAYFLISLLIVFLAQFYFSRAWNRILWKSFFHNLSEMKAFSVKNKSPVSLQESNIKEFSELRDEIYNLTEKVLSDYENLKQFTENVSHELQTSLAIMQAKLENFLNEAEITNSQFLQLSSLQSDIQRLAKLNKKLVFLTSLENLAVDGTENVSVNKVVKGLIEDFKELTSAKLEFVEEEKVILNTDPELIRVLIQNLISNAIKYTNGEGEIRLLLKQYSLSVSNPGIKEIEQKDQIFKRFFKSEISKGKGIGLGLAIVKKICELFDYDLTYKFTNQRHHFTVNF encoded by the coding sequence TTGAGCAAGAAAACTAAAATATCACTGCTTCAGAAAACCTCCAGGGCTTTTATTCTCATCAGTTTTCTTCTATATATCATCAGCATTCCCGCTTTATATTTCTATGTAAGTAAACTCATGGAAACTGAAGTAGAAGAAGAGCTCTATTCCCGAAGTTTTAGACTGGAACATTATGTCAAAAAGAACAATGAATTACTGGAGTTACCGCCTGTGTTCCAGGTTGTGGAAATTCCGGAATTAAGGCAGGAGATAATTAAAGACACTCTTATTTATGACCCCTCCCAGGATGAAATGGAGCTTTTTCACGAGCTGAGCACCTTTAAAAAGATCAATGGCAAAAATTACAAGATCATTGTTCGAAGTATGGTGGTGGAAACCCAGGATATAATTCTGGTTATTCTAGCCTATTTTCTTATTAGTTTACTAATCGTTTTTCTGGCCCAGTTTTATTTTAGTCGCGCCTGGAACCGCATTTTATGGAAAAGCTTCTTTCACAATCTATCAGAAATGAAGGCCTTTTCTGTGAAAAACAAGTCTCCTGTTTCACTCCAGGAAAGCAATATAAAAGAATTCAGTGAGCTTAGGGATGAAATTTATAACCTTACCGAAAAGGTATTATCTGATTATGAAAATTTGAAACAATTCACCGAAAATGTTTCTCATGAATTGCAGACTTCTCTTGCTATCATGCAGGCAAAACTGGAAAATTTCCTGAACGAGGCTGAAATTACCAATTCTCAGTTTCTACAGTTATCCTCATTGCAAAGCGATATTCAGCGGCTGGCAAAATTGAACAAAAAATTGGTTTTCCTTACTTCCCTGGAAAATTTGGCGGTCGACGGGACAGAAAATGTTTCAGTTAATAAGGTGGTGAAAGGTTTGATAGAAGATTTTAAGGAATTGACTTCAGCGAAACTGGAATTTGTCGAAGAGGAGAAAGTTATTCTTAATACAGATCCTGAACTGATTAGAGTTCTTATACAAAATTTAATAAGCAATGCTATTAAATATACCAATGGCGAAGGCGAAATACGGCTGCTTTTAAAACAATATTCTTTAAGTGTGAGCAATCCAGGTATAAAAGAAATTGAACAAAAAGATCAAATTTTCAAAAGGTTTTTCAAATCTGAAATCAGCAAAGGCAAAGGAATTGGTTTAGGATTAGCCATTGTCAAAAAGATCTGTGAATTATTCGATTATGATTTGACCTATAAATTTACCAATCAAAGACACCACTTTACGGTAAATTTTTAA
- a CDS encoding PepSY-like domain-containing protein produces MRKLFNISLIFMAFTVISCAQKGDVSQSVKKAFNQKFPDAKKVSWDQENSHEWEAEFTRNGLEYSANYSVNGEWLETESEIESAEVPAQVSQNMTKDYPDARIKEVFKVERKDGVFYEYEFKLNGKTQEALYDSSGNKVENQKSAEEDEEYEKEDDD; encoded by the coding sequence ATGAGAAAATTATTCAACATCAGTCTTATCTTCATGGCTTTTACTGTAATCTCCTGCGCCCAAAAAGGAGATGTATCCCAAAGTGTAAAAAAGGCTTTCAACCAAAAATTTCCAGATGCTAAGAAGGTTTCCTGGGATCAAGAAAACAGCCATGAGTGGGAAGCGGAATTTACAAGAAATGGTTTGGAGTATTCCGCAAACTATAGCGTTAATGGAGAATGGCTGGAAACCGAATCAGAAATCGAATCTGCAGAAGTTCCCGCTCAGGTTTCACAGAACATGACGAAAGATTATCCGGATGCGCGTATAAAAGAAGTTTTTAAAGTTGAACGTAAAGATGGTGTTTTCTACGAATATGAATTTAAATTGAATGGTAAAACACAGGAGGCTTTATATGATTCTTCAGGGAATAAGGTAGAAAACCAAAAATCGGCTGAAGAAGATGAAGAATATGAAAAGGAGGATGATGATTAA
- a CDS encoding phosphatase PAP2 family protein, with translation MKKFLVLLLLLLCFSLQGFSQIIEPKNPTVKVAGDLLLFTLPATAFATTMVLKDRKGAWQFTKSFFFNEAVTFGLKVALNKPRPFNNGDNAFPSGHTSTTFQSASFIHQRYGFKYSIPAYALAGFTAFSRINAQKHDGYDILAGAVVGIGSTLLFTTPYQEEHMQLTFSSTNDEYLIGFKYSF, from the coding sequence TTGAAAAAGTTTTTAGTATTACTTCTGCTTCTGTTATGTTTTTCCTTACAGGGGTTTTCGCAAATCATTGAGCCAAAGAATCCTACCGTAAAGGTTGCCGGAGATTTACTGTTGTTTACTTTACCTGCAACGGCATTTGCTACCACTATGGTTTTAAAAGATAGAAAAGGAGCCTGGCAGTTTACTAAAAGCTTTTTCTTTAATGAAGCGGTCACCTTCGGCTTAAAAGTAGCATTGAATAAACCACGCCCTTTTAATAATGGAGACAACGCATTTCCCTCTGGCCATACTTCCACCACCTTTCAAAGCGCTTCTTTTATCCATCAAAGGTATGGTTTCAAATATAGTATTCCCGCCTATGCTTTGGCCGGTTTTACTGCCTTTAGCCGAATAAACGCCCAAAAACACGATGGCTATGATATACTTGCCGGAGCCGTGGTAGGAATTGGCAGTACACTTTTATTTACTACCCCATATCAGGAAGAACATATGCAATTGACTTTTAGCAGCACAAATGATGAATATTTGATAGGTTTTAAATACAGTTTTTAA
- a CDS encoding sterol desaturase family protein, which produces MVDYKIFYPILDELGGPVLIVLFSLLLYFEYKRPLRIWVVNLKSHIIRNFGVAIPALAILRLFLIPAEVAASFWVTQNEFGILYLFPLPNWMRYILAFLLLDYLLYIWHWLNHKIPFLWRFHNVHHTDLDLGVTTALRFHFGEIFLSSFFRIAGIILIGAGPVIVLIYEVLFQSSVAFHHSNLKLPFKLEKIINYIIVTPRMHGIHHSMVQRETDSNYSSFLTIWDRLHRTLRLNIPQDDIVVGIPGYSSDGYDHTVKGLLSLPFRKQKEYWKLPNGTTPERPAQKDNPFRLKP; this is translated from the coding sequence ATGGTGGACTATAAAATTTTTTATCCCATTCTGGATGAATTGGGAGGCCCGGTTTTGATTGTGTTATTTTCTCTCTTGCTTTATTTTGAATATAAACGGCCCCTGCGAATTTGGGTGGTGAACTTGAAAAGTCACATAATTAGAAATTTTGGGGTAGCTATCCCCGCCCTGGCAATTTTGAGGTTATTCCTCATACCGGCCGAAGTGGCCGCCAGTTTTTGGGTTACTCAGAATGAATTCGGGATTTTATATTTATTCCCGCTGCCAAACTGGATGCGGTACATTCTCGCTTTCCTGTTGTTAGATTATCTGCTCTACATCTGGCATTGGTTAAATCACAAAATTCCCTTTCTATGGCGTTTTCATAATGTTCATCACACCGATCTTGATTTAGGTGTTACTACCGCTCTAAGGTTTCACTTTGGAGAAATTTTTTTGAGTAGTTTTTTTAGAATTGCAGGTATAATATTGATTGGAGCAGGCCCGGTAATTGTGCTCATATATGAAGTGCTTTTCCAGTCTTCGGTGGCTTTTCATCACAGCAATTTAAAACTGCCTTTTAAACTCGAGAAGATCATAAATTATATAATTGTTACTCCGCGTATGCATGGAATCCATCATTCAATGGTACAGAGGGAAACAGATTCAAATTATTCCAGTTTTCTCACTATCTGGGATCGGCTGCATCGTACCCTTCGTCTTAATATCCCGCAGGATGATATTGTGGTGGGGATTCCCGGTTATAGTTCAGATGGCTACGATCACACGGTCAAAGGCTTACTTTCACTTCCGTTTCGAAAGCAAAAGGAATATTGGAAATTACCGAACGGTACAACGCCAGAACGTCCGGCTCAAAAAGACAATCCCTTCCGGTTAAAGCCATAG
- the egtD gene encoding L-histidine N(alpha)-methyltransferase, whose product MKKASGSKKTLLMDLPKFESEFEKDVFIGLRSYPKYLKSKYFYDRAGDLIFQEIMELPEYYLTSSEHEILNNMKAQIFSYLKPDAPFQLIDLGAGDAKKTRVLLDYLIQQKSNFTYIPVDISANAVNQLTSSLQRQYGNLQVVGLSQEYLSALRSLSQEQKKLVLFLGSSIGNFTRNETLDFLKDIFSTLNVDDLLLIGFDLKKDPNTILAAYNDNKGVTARFNLNLLKRINRELGANFDLDYFEHYPSYHEEKGEARSALVSLRAQGVEIPGINLTIRLEKGEKIDTEVSRKYNFIEIQRLAEQSGYEILANFTDSRKYFANSVWRRKKQ is encoded by the coding sequence ATGAAAAAAGCCAGTGGAAGCAAAAAAACACTCCTTATGGATTTGCCCAAATTTGAATCTGAATTTGAAAAGGATGTTTTTATAGGATTAAGATCCTACCCTAAATATTTAAAATCAAAGTACTTTTACGATCGTGCAGGAGATTTGATATTTCAGGAGATAATGGAACTTCCGGAGTATTATCTTACCAGTAGTGAACACGAGATCTTAAACAATATGAAGGCACAAATTTTCAGTTATCTGAAACCGGATGCTCCTTTTCAGTTAATAGATCTTGGAGCGGGTGATGCTAAAAAGACCCGGGTTTTACTCGATTACCTTATTCAACAGAAATCAAATTTCACTTATATACCTGTAGATATTTCGGCCAATGCGGTAAACCAGTTGACCTCAAGTTTGCAGAGGCAATATGGAAACCTCCAGGTTGTAGGCTTAAGTCAGGAATATTTATCTGCATTAAGAAGTCTTTCTCAGGAACAAAAAAAGCTTGTACTCTTTTTAGGTTCGAGTATTGGTAATTTTACGAGGAATGAAACACTGGACTTCCTAAAAGACATATTTTCAACCCTGAATGTAGATGACCTTTTACTCATAGGTTTTGATTTAAAAAAAGATCCAAATACCATACTTGCTGCCTATAACGATAACAAAGGGGTTACCGCGCGTTTCAATTTAAATTTATTGAAAAGGATCAACCGGGAGTTGGGAGCAAATTTTGATTTGGATTACTTTGAGCATTATCCTTCCTATCACGAAGAAAAAGGTGAGGCCAGAAGCGCTCTTGTGAGTTTACGTGCACAAGGGGTAGAAATACCCGGGATTAATTTGACTATCCGGCTGGAGAAGGGAGAAAAAATTGATACAGAGGTTTCCAGGAAGTACAATTTTATAGAGATACAGCGGCTGGCTGAGCAATCGGGCTATGAAATTCTTGCCAATTTTACCGATTCCAGAAAATACTTCGCCAATTCAGTCTGGAGGAGAAAAAAACAATAA
- a CDS encoding sigma-70 family RNA polymerase sigma factor has product MKVKITQENTESSNEILSHWVEKYTDTLYSWAFYKTSDVQTAEDLVQETFLAACKNYESFQYKSKPKTWLFAILNNKIIDYYRKKSRDSVRLENSIHNNKEYSILEQTYDSKGYWKEDKKPVDWNLDEQETNLLDNTEFNGLLQHCLIKLPPLWSSAVKLKYLEGRGGTDIVQELDITSANYWQIIHRSKLFLRECLEKLWFQK; this is encoded by the coding sequence ATGAAAGTAAAAATCACGCAGGAAAATACAGAGTCTTCAAATGAGATCTTAAGCCATTGGGTAGAAAAATATACTGATACCCTCTATTCCTGGGCATTTTATAAGACTTCGGATGTACAGACTGCAGAAGACCTTGTTCAGGAAACTTTTCTTGCGGCCTGCAAGAATTATGAGAGTTTTCAATATAAGAGTAAACCAAAAACCTGGTTGTTTGCAATTTTGAACAATAAAATTATTGACTATTACAGAAAGAAATCCCGCGATTCGGTAAGATTGGAAAATAGTATCCATAATAATAAAGAATACTCAATCCTGGAGCAGACCTACGATAGTAAAGGATATTGGAAAGAAGATAAAAAGCCAGTGGATTGGAATCTTGACGAACAGGAAACAAATTTACTGGACAATACAGAATTCAATGGTCTATTGCAGCATTGCCTTATAAAACTTCCCCCTTTATGGTCATCTGCAGTAAAATTAAAATACCTGGAGGGAAGGGGTGGAACTGATATTGTTCAGGAGCTGGATATCACTTCGGCGAATTACTGGCAGATTATACATCGGTCAAAACTTTTTTTGCGGGAATGCCTTGAAAAATTATGGTTCCAAAAATAA